AGCCGAGAGTGACGCGATCGTCCGGGAGATGTACGGCGAAGAAGGGCTGACTGATCTCGTTCACTCGGCGCACATTTCCGGGTACAAACCCGACCGCTAAGGCTGGTCGGCTTGCTGGGTCCAGCGCTTTTCGACATCGCGGTTCGCGACGACGACCAGGTCCCCGCTCGCAGCTCGAATCCGGGTCTTTCGGAGGTCGACCCGGACGATCGTCCCCGTGATCGAGGCCGTCTCCACGGCATCCCCGACGTTGAAATCGGGATCCCGGAGGAGATACACGCCGGCGACGGTGTCAGCGATCATCTCCTTGAGCGCGAAGGCCACTCCAAGTGCGATGAACCCGGTGGCGGTCCCCAGGCTGGCCGCGACCTCGCCCATCCCGAGGATCTTCAACAGGACGAGCAGCACCCCGAACCAGAGCAACCCGCCGATGATCACGATCGCGAGGTCCACGATCATGTCCTGTTCGGCCGGATATGCCCGATCGAGCACCCGACGCAGGACGCCCAAAATCGATTTGATCACCACCCAGGCCAGACTCACGAAGAGCAGCCCGGAGAACAACCGCGGGAGCGACTCGCGCAGGGCCGCGAGGAACTCCCCGAGAACGTCACTCCAAAGCGACGTGGCTGTCGCCCAGCCGAGCAGAGTCATGCCACAGTCTCCGACCAGCCGGGGCAAAAGTCCGGGGGCGATGAACAGAAGCCGGACTAGACGAGCGGTTCGACGAGCTCCTGACCGGCCTCGAGGAGGGCCTCGACCCGGGCTTCGCTTTCGGCCTCGGCGTAGACTCTAATTTTGGGTTCGGTCCCGCTCGGCCGGACCAGCAGCCACGAGCCGTCGTCGAGGAGCGCCTTGACGCCGTCTGCGGGGTTGACCGACTCGACCTCGCGGTCGGCGATCGTCTCCGGGAGGGACTCGGCCAGTTCGTCGATCACCCGGGTCTTCGCCGCGTCTGGGCAGTCCACGCTCACCTTGTCCTGGTGGATTTCGCCGTGTTCCGCCCGCAACTCGTCGAGCCGGTCGTCGAAGGGCTGCTCAGACTCGACGGCGGCCGCGAGCAGGCCCATCAGCACCCCGTCTTTCTCCCGGATGTGGCCCCGGATGGAGAAGCCGCCGGACTCCTCCCCGCCCATCAGCGCGTCGTGCTCCGCCATCGCCTGGGCGACCCACTTGAATCCGACCGGCGTCTCGATCACGTCCTCGCCGTGGGCCTGGGCCACCCGATCGATCAGGAAGGTCGTCGAGACCGTTCGAACGGCGGGTCCGGACTGGCTTTCGAGCAGGTAATCGTAGGTGGCGGCGAAAAACAGGTTCTCGTCGAGGGTACCCCGCTCGGGGGTGACGATCGCGACCCGGTCTGCATCACCGTCATTGGCGATTCCCAGGTCGGCGCCGGTCTCCCTGACCGCCTCCGCGAGGCCCGCGAGGTTCTCGGGACTGGGTTCCGGTGGCGTCCCGCCGAACGCCGCGTCGAGTTCGCAGCGCCGGCGCCGAACGCTGGCGCCGGCCGCTTCGAGCAACTGGTCGGTGACGCCGCGACCGCTGCCGTGCATGGCGTCATAGACGATCGAGAGCCCCGAGAGGTCCGGATCGAGCAGGTCCATCGCGTGCTCGGCGTGGGGGCCCTGGAAGTCCACTTCCCGGACGGTGCCCCAATCCGCCTCCGGGGCCGGGTTCGGCGGCGCGAGCCGCGATTCGATGTCCGCCGTGACCTCGGGCATCGCGGGGGCGGCGTCCGCCGGGAAGAACTTGATGCCGTTGTACTCCGGTGGGTTGTGCGAGGCCGAGATCACCAGTCCGCCGGCCAGGTCTCGGTCCCTGATGGCGTATGCCACGAGCGGCGTCGGGACGTCCCGCTCGGGGAGCAACACGTCGTGGCCATTGACCGCGAGCACGCGGGCGACCTCCTCGGCGAAGCCCCGTGAACTCTCCCGGGCGTCATAGCCCACCGCGACTGGCTCGCCGGCCGCCCCCTCGGCCGCGAGGTGGCTGGCCGTCGCCTGGGCGACCATCCGAACCCGTCGGTTCGTGAACGTATCCAGGGTCGCCCGCCACCCCGAGGTGCCAAAGGAGATCTGCTCCATAGCCGGTGGCTAGGGGCCGGTGGAAAAAACCGCTCCGGTCGTCGATGGCGGTCGAAAATCGCCGTTCCGTCGGCCGATTTCGCCGCTCGACTCCGCTCGTTTCGAATCACAAAACGGCCGTGTTGGATCTGTATTGGGCCGAAATCGGGGGTTTCACCGTTTCTGGAACCGCTTGCAGCCGGGCCCGATTTACGTAGCATTTGCGGTGTACGGACAGTTCGGGCTCTATGCTGCTTGATTTGAGAACGTTTATTACGGGCCGTAGGGAAAAACGAGGCGTATGGCAGATCTGATCGTCAAAGCCGCCGTGAAGGAAGCACTCGACGACAAAAACGTATCCTCTGACTTCTACGACGCGCTCGACGAGCGTGTCGACGACCTCCTCGCCGACGCCGCCCGTCGCGCCGAGGAGAACGGTCGAAAGACGGTGCAGCCGCGCGACCTGTAACCCGGCTCACCCGTCTTTTCAGTTCGTTTCGAGGACCCGCACAGCGTCGGGTCCGCCCACGACGATTTCGTCCGCGAGATCGACGAACAGTCCGTGCTCTAGCACGCCCGGCACCGAAGCGAGCGAGGCTCCCAGCGCCGCTGGGTCCGAAATTCGGCCGAAATCAACGTCGAGAACGACGTTCCCGTGCTGTGTGATCACGGGTCCGTCCTTCCGGCCCGCGTCCCGGAGGGTTGGCTCGCCGCCCAGGTCACTGATCGCGGCCATCGCCGTGGGCCGGGCTTCGGGGACTACTTCTACGGGGACTGGATGGGTGAGTTCGGCGGCCAGTTTGCCGTCGTCGACGACCACCACGAACCGGTCGGCCGCCGCGTCGACGATCTTCTCCTGGGCGTGTGCGGCCCCGCCGCCCTTGATCAACTGCCCCTCGACCACCTGGTCTGCCCCGTCGATGGCAATGTCGATGCCGTCGACGGCGTCCAGGGCCGTTAGCGGGATGCCCGCCTCGAGTGCGAGTGCCCGGGACTGATAGGAGGTCGGGATTCCCTCTATTTCCAGGCCCTGCTCGACCGCCTCGCCAAGGGCTTCGATCGCGTAGGCTGCGGTGCTTCCGGTCCCCAGTCCAACCACGTCACCCGCCGTGACCATTTCTACCGCTCGCTCGCCGGCCCGTCGCTTCCGCGCGGCCCTGGTACCCCCGTCGCTCATATCTCGGTGACCGCCCCCGACCGACAAAAAGCCGCGGATCAGTGCCGGGGGTCGTCGGCCAGCACGGACTCCCCGGCCCGAACCGTCTCGCCCGTCTCGACGGTGACATCAGCCATCTCGAATCGCGGTGGCAGCAGCACGTCGGCCCGGCTTCCGAAGGAGACGTGACTGATCCGCTCGCCCCGGGAGACCACGGTCCCGGGCTCGACGTGGGGGTGAATCCGCCGGGCCACGGTGCCGGCGATGAGTGTTACACGCAGGTCCTCGTAGTCGACGTGGAGCCGCTCGTTTCGCTCTGCCTCCTTCGAGAACGCCGGCCAGTGCCCCCCGGGAACGTGTTCGACGCTGGTGATCTCTCCGGCGATCGGCGACCGGTTCACGTGCACGTCAGTGACGTTCATGAACACGCCCACGCGAACCCGATCGTCCTCCGTACGGAGCACCGTCACCGTGCCATCGGCCGGCGACAGGAGGCCCGAATCAGGGGGATCCCGGTCCGGGTCGCGGTGGAACCAGACGACGAACCCGCCGAGTATCAGTCCGAGAAGCCCCCAGATCGGGGCGAAAAGGAGCCCGAGCCCGCCGAGAGCCAAAAGCGGCGCGGCGAGTCGCCAGGTGCCGGGGGCCAGATCCATAGGTGTCCTTCGCCGCCCGCCGAGTAGGGCCTTTCGGGTGGTCGGGCGAGGCCTTTATCGGCATCGAGTGGGAACTCCCGTCGATGGACGCCTACCACGCCCGTTATCCGTTCCTCCGGGCGGCCAGAGCGGCCGTCGAGGAGGCCGGCGTGGACCTCTCGGAGCTTGTCCGGACCGACGACGCAGTTGTCGATCGGGCCCGCGAGCGCGTCGAACGGGCGCTCACGGATCGGGAGATCGGCCCGGCGTCCCGATCGACCCGGGTCGAGTTGCTCTCCTATCCCGTCGCCCGCGTGATCGCCTCGCTCGTCGACGCGAACATCGTGAGACAGCGCTACGCCGAGGCGGAGGCCACGGCCGCCCGCGAGCGGTTCCAGGCGGATTTCGCGGATAGCGAGGAGATCAATTCGGTCGGGGCCCCCTCGCTGGACCGGGAGACGCTCCTCCGGGAGTTCGACCTGAAGTCGGCGGTCCGCCGGGCCGACGGGGGATTCGAGATGGCCGTCAGCGACTATCTGACCTACGCGGCGTCGCTCCGCCCGAGCAAGTGGCGACTCTCGACCCGTGTTCTCGCGGACGGCTGGGTTTCGATCACGGCCGACGAACTGGACCGGTTGCTCCAGCAGGCCGTGGAAACGCGAGTCGAGAGCGGCCTCCCGCTGTCGGTCCCCGATTCGATCGCGACGGAGTTGGCCGCGGCCGTCACCGCGATCGAACACACGCTTTCGGAACTGGATCTCACGCGGGAGATCGACACGGTCGTGCCGGAACTGTTCCCGCCCTGTATGCAACACCTGCTCGACCGGGTACAGTCCGGCGAGCACCTCGCCCATCACTCCCGCTTTGCGATCACGTCCTTTCTCACGAACATCGGCCTGCAGACCGACGAGATCGTCGAACTCTATCGGACGAACCCGGGCTTTGGCGAGGAGATGACCCGCTATCAGACCGATCACATCCGGGGTGATTCCAGCCCGACCGAGTACACCGCCCCGGCCTGTGCAACGATGGTCGCCTACGGTGACTGTGTCAATCCCGACGATCTCTGTGATGCGATCTCACACCCGCTCTCCTACTACGAGGTCAAACTCGACGACGAGGCCGAGGACCACACCGACTGGCGCGAACGGGCCGAGGCCGAGGACTAGTCCTCGTCCAGAAAGAGCAGCCCCAGCGCGCCCATGACGACGACGAAGGCGACGATCCCGCCGACCATCACGAAGGTCCCCATCGGCTCACCTTCGCCGGCCCCCATGAGGCTCCCGGCGACGAGAAACCCGACGAAGACGGCGACCCCGATCACGGCGAGCCCCGCCTCGCGGAGGGCCTGGCCTTCGATTTCCATATCACCCGATTCCGGACCGCCGGCAAAAAAGCCGTCGAAGGTCGGCTGGGGGAGTGCGCTGGCCCTGATTACCCGGTACGTATTAAGTCGGCTACAGCCATTGGTACGTGGTAACGGGGATAAAGCGAGTTACCGATGGACACCCACAACTTCCTCTTCGTCTCGGCCGACGCGGCGCTGATCACCGACCTGGCCTGGCAGGTTCACCGTGAGGGCCACGACGTGAAGTACTACATCGAAGCCGAAAGCGACCGAGAGATCGGTAACGGGTTCGTCCCGAAGACCGAGGACTGGCGCACGGAGGTCGAGTGGGCCGACGTCATCGTTTTCGACGACATCTGGGTCGGTTCGAGTGTCGGGACGGGCGCACTCGCTGCGGAACTCCGTGCGGACGGGAACGCCGTCGTCGGCGGCACGCCGAACACCGACCGACTCGAAGACGATCGGGGTTACGCGATGGACGTGCTCGAAGCACACGGAGTGAGCACCGTCGAACACCACAGTTTCGAGGACTTCGAGGCGGGCATCCAGCACGTTCTGGAGCACCCTGCCCCGTACGTCATCAAACCGCTCGGGGAGGTCCAGAACGTCAAGCGACTTCTCTATGTGGGAAGCGAGGACGACGGGAGTGATGTCGTGGACGTGCTGAAAGCCTACGAGAAGGCCTGGGGCCACCGGATGAAGGGCTTTCAGCTCCAGCGGCGAGTCGAGGGCGTCGAGGTTGCCATCTGTGGCTTTTTCGACGGCGAGCGGTTCGTCGATCGGGTCAACTTCAACTTCGAGCACAAGAAACTCTTCCCGGGCAATATCGGTCCCTCGACCGGCGAGATGGGCACGTCGATGTTCTGGGCCGGGCAGAACAGGCTGTTTCAAGAAACCCTGGGCAAACTCGAGGACTGGCTCGCCAATGAGGGCTATGTTGGCAGCATCGACCTGAACTGCATCGTGAACGAGAACGGGATCTATCCACTGGAGTTCACGCCGCGGTTCGGGTACCCAACGATCGCACTGCAGGAGGAATCGATCGAGTCCTCGACGGGCGAGTTCTTCTACGAGTTGGCTCACGGCAACGACCCCGAGCCGACCGTCCATCGGGGCTACCAGGTCGGCGTTCGGATCGTGTTGCCGCCTTTTCCCTTCGACGACGAGCAGACCTACGACGAGAACTCACGGAACGCGGCCGTGGTCTTCGAGGCGGGTCGCGAGGGGATCCACCTGGAGGATACGAAACGAGTCGACGGTCAGTGGCGGGTCGCTGGCGAGAGTGGCATGCCACTCGTCGTGACCGGCACGGGCGAGACGATGCAGGCGGCCCGCGAGCAGGCCTACGAGCGCATCGATCACGTTTTGATGCCCAATATGTACTACCGGGATGACATCGGCGAGCGTTGGATCGACGGCGACGGCGACCGGCTACAGGCGTGGGGGTATCTGGGTCCGTAAACGAACGGGAGTGCAACCGGGAGGCTTATCCGGCGATCCAGCAAACCGGCGGACGATGGCAGCCGAACGACACTTCCAGTTACACCCCGAGTATACAGACGACGACGGTAATTTCTTCGCCGTCGATACCAGCGGCCAGTTCTACCTGCTCTCCGACACGGCGCCCACCGACGACCGCGTCGACGTCAGCGAACTCAGCGACGGCATGCGAATGCTCGCGATCGAGGATGACGAGGTCGTCGCCGATCTGGTGCTGTCCGACGATCTGGGGCCCGACGAGGTTCCCATCGTCGACGGGTTCTGACTCGGGGCAGCGCGGAACCAGCCGTTCGAAAACTCGCTCACTACAGACTGAAAGTCTTGATACTGGCCAGCCGCTAGCGGTCTTTTTCCCCAAGTTTTTGCGAGGGGCTGCTTCGCAGCCCCTCGGAAAAAGTGGGAGTTGGCTCGCGGTTTCACCGCTCGCCATCGAGGTCTCACTGCGTTCGACCTCGCTATGCGAGGGATGGGATTCGAACCGGAGGAAGACTCGCTCCCGATGGTCGCTCGTCTTCCAGGGCTCGAACCCATCCTTCTCGTTCGCTCGAAAACTCGCTCACTGCGAGGGATGGGATTCGAACCCACGGACTCCTTCGAGAGCGGGTCTTAAGCCCGCCGCCGTTGGCCACTTGGCTACCCTCGCGCTCCACTGTTCGTGAAGAAGTGGGTAAGCCCTTTCGCTTACTCCTCGATCGTGACCGATTCGAGCAGGATGTCCTTCTTGGGGTAGTCCTGACGGTCGGTCTTCGCGCCGGCGATCTCCCGAACGACGTCCATCCCGTCGGTTACCGTCCCGAAGACGGCGTGCTTGTCATCGAGGTGTGGCTGGGGGGCCAGCGTGATGAAAAACTGCGAGCCGTTCGTGTCCGGGCCGCGGTTGGCCATCGAGACGGTCCCGGCCTCGTCGTGGCGCAGGTCGTCGTGGAACTCATCGTCAAAGGTGTAGCCCGGGCCGCCGCGGCCGGTCCCGGTCGGATCGCCGGTCTGGATCATGAAGTCACCGATGATCCGGTGGAACGGAACGTCGTCGTAGAGCGGTTCGCCCTCGACCTCCGTCTCGGTCTCGGGGTCGACCCAGGTCCGCTCGCCCGTCGCCAGGCCGACGAAGTTCTCCACGGTCCGGGGGGCCCGCTCGTCGTAGAGTTCGATCTCGATGTCGCCTTCTGTCGTGTGCAGCACTGCAGACAGGTCTCCCATGGGTGACAATGCCGCTCTGCGGGGAAAACCCTGCTGCTTAGCTCAGTCGATTCAGCACCGCCTCCGGGTCGTAAGCCAGGCGCAGCGACCGGGAGCGGCCCCGGCCCTCCAGGGATTCGTACTCGGCCTCGATGAGTCCCAGATCGTCGAGTTTGTTGACGATCTCGGTGTACCGAGTGTACCCCAGGTCCGTCTCCTCGTGGAACGTCTCGTAGACGGCCCCGGCCTGCTCGGCGTCGGTCTCGGCGATGACCGTGAGGAGGGTGCGTTCCGGGTCCGAGAGCCCCTCCAGATGCCGTTCGAGGTGAACGTGACGGGCGGTGTCGAAGGTCTGCTCGATGTCTCGATGTTCGATCGTCTTGCTGGCCCGGCCCTCCGCGTTGAGCCCGGCCCGTCTGAGCAGATCGATGCCCACCCGGAGATCGCCGGTTTCGGCGGTCCGTGCGGCCACCTCGTCCAGTACGTCCGGCGGGACGACGTCGGGCCGGAACCCGACCTCGATACGGTTCGAGAGGATGTCGACGATCTCCGAGGTGTCATACACCGGGAAGTACGCCTCTTCCGGGCGAAACACGCTCTGCACCCGACTGTCGAGGCCCTCGATGATGTCCAGATCCAGGTCCGAGGAGATCAGGATGACCCCGATCTTCGTCCCCGGGTGGGCCTCGTGGGCACGCAACAGCGAGTAGAGGGTCTCGGAGGCCTCGTTCTCGTAGAAGAGGTAGTTCACGTCGTCGAGGGCCACCACCAGGACGGTCTCTTCCTCGGTGAGCTTCTCGGCGATCTGGCCGAAGAGTTTCTTGAAGGAGATGCCCGAGGCCGGCGGTTCGTAGTCGAAAAGCGCCCGGAAGATCCGGGAGAAGACCGCATACCGGGTCGAATCCACCTGACAGTTCACCCGGACCGCCCGTACCCCCGGCTGGGCGTCGAGTTCGCCGAAGACTTTCTGGATCGCCGTCGTCTTGCCTGTCCCCGGTGGACCGGTGGCGAGGACGTTGAGCGGTCTCGCTCCCCGCGTCGCTGGTCGCAGGGCGTGGGTCAACGTCTCCAGTTGCGTGTCCCGGTGGTCGAAAACTTCCGGGACGTAATCGATCTCGAAGACGTGCTCGTCCCGGAAGATCGACTCGTCCCAGGAGAGCATGTCCTCGTCAGCCATGCTGTCAACCGAGCCACCACGGCCACTTAACCCTTCCCGCCAAAAAATCAGTCCGCGAACCGATTCAGTCGGCTGCCGATTCCTCGCCGATGGTTTCGAGGGCCTTGATCTCGCTCTCGGACCAGTCGTAGAACGGCTCCTCGTTCTCTCGAAGCACCTCGACACACTCGTCGTGGCGGTCGACCGCCTCCTCGTAGTATGGGTCCCCCGGGTTGTTTTCGATCCAGTTCCGCAGGTCCTGCAACGCGGTGGGGGAGTAGGTGTCGATGGTTCCTTGACGTCTGATGAGGTCGAGTTTGCGGTCCTCGTCGGTCAACGTGCGATACATCGCCCAGCCGCCGACCCCCCAGAGGAGGACGATCGAGCCGAGCATCATGACCCACGTGATTGGTGCCAGTGCCATGATCAGTCACCTCCCGAAACGGCCGGCCGTTCGTCCTCTGTCTGCATGTTCAGTGCCTGGGCCAGTCCGAGACTCGTAGCGAGGATGATCGCCATGAGCGCGAGGCCGCCGAACATGAGCGTCTCGTTCTCGGTTCCCAGACTCGTCACCGCGCCGTAGGCCATGATGAACAGCATCACGGCCGGAATGACAAAGCGGACGATCGGGTTCCACCACTGGCCGATGTGGATGTCGGCGTTGCGGTTCAGATCGAGCACGCGACCCCGCTCGGGTTTGAACTTCCAGCCGACAAGCGAGATGACCGCCAGCGTGGCGATCGGCAGGCCGAAGTTCCCGAACATGTAGTCCATCGTTCCCAGGAAGTTCTGGGAGAGCGCGCTCGGCACGCCCAAAAGCCAGATCAGGCCGACGACTCCCACGACGGTCTGACTCCGGGAGAAGCCCAGTTCTTCGTCGAGCGTGGTCACGATTGGTTCGGTCAGCGCGAACGCGGACGTGAACGCGGCGAAGAAGAAGCCGAGGAAGAACACGATCGCCCAGAGGCCGCCACCCGGCATCTGCGGGAAGACCTCGACCAGCGAGATGAAGGCCAGACTCGTCCCCGCGGTGGGCTCAAGCCCGAAGGCAAAGACCACCGGGAAGACTGCGAAGATCGCGAGCAGGCCGATGCTGGTGTTCCCGACGGCCGTGAACAGTGCACCGCCGAGGGGCACGTCGTCGTGCTTGCGGAGGTAGCTCCCGAAGGTCAGGGCGACCCCCCAGCCGAGGCCGGTGGAGAAAAGCGCCTGCCCAAGGGCCGCGACCCAGGTCTCCCCGCGCAGGAAGTAGTTCCAGTCGGGGTTGAAGGCAAAGGAAAGGCCCTCCATGCCGCCGGGAAGGGTCACGCCGCGGATGGCGACCGCGACCAGCGCGATCGCCATCAGCGGGATCATGTACTTCGCCATCCGCTCGACCCCGTCCTTGATCCCCAGGGAGAGGACGGCGGCCACGCCGATGGCCACCGCGGTGTGGGTCCCGACGGTCAGCGCGGGCGAGTTGATGAAGCTATCCCAGAAGACCTCGGGCTGGAACGCGGAATCCATGAAGGTGAAAAGCACCGAGTGGACCGCGTAGTACAGGATCTCGCCCACGAGCGGCAGGTAGTAGGTCATCAGCGCGAAGTTCACGATGACCACCACGAACCCGAGCCCGCGCAGGGTCTTGTCGTCGAAGATCTGTTTGAACGTCCCGATGACGCCTTTCCCCGTGTACCGACCGATCATCGTCTCGGCCATCAGTCCCGGGATGGCGATGACATACAGCAGGATGATGTAGGCGAGCAGGAACGCGCCGCCGCCGTTCATCCCGGTCGTATAGGGCATTCGCCAGATGTTGCCGGCACCGACCATTGCCCCAATCATCGCCATCATGAACCCGAAACGGGTCCCCCACTCCTCACGCGACGTGGTCGCTTCTTCTGTCATGTGTCACCCATTGCCACAAGACTTCCCATTTCACTTAACTGTTGTGCCGCTCTGCAATAGGGGGATTTACGGGCAATGTCCTGTAATATTATACTAAGATTTACTTGTCCAAAATTTATGATAGGCTGTTTCGGCAACAGCTGATTTCTACGCTCAAAAATCGGCAATATAGTCCGTCTTATTTTGCCGACCTGTTTCGATCAGAACTTTTCGAGCAGCGCCCGGTAGAACGCTTCCGTCCTGCCCTCGGTGTCTCCCTCTGCCAGTTTCTCGACGATCAACTCGGGTGTCGAACGGGCCAGGTGGTCTTTCTCCGGGGAGCGTTTGACCTGCAATTCGCCGTTTTCGAGCCCGAGCGCCCGAATCCCGTCGACCGTGACCGGGGTCTCACAGGCTTCCCGCACCCCGGCCGCGAGATGGGAGACGATGACCGCCGTGGCCTCGCTCTCTTGGAGGGCCTCGATGATCCCGGCGATGATCTTCGCCGAGGCCCCGGGTTCGGTGATGCTCTCGAGTTCGTCCACGAGGACGAGTTTGGTCGCTCCGCCCGCGGACAGCGAGGCGAAATCCCGGAGCGTGGTCTCCAGCGCGCCGGCGTCGAGGGTGCCACTGGATTTTGCGTGGTAGTGAATCTCCTCGATTTCGGGCACCCTGGCCGCGGTCGCCGGCACGGGTAGCCCCATGTGGGCCAGGATCGTGATCGCGGCGATCATGTCCAGGGTCGTGGTCTTGCCCCCGCTGTTCACTCCGGAGAGCAGCGCCACGTCCTCGACCGCGTAATCGACCGGTTCGACGGCCTCGGGCGGTTCCGCAAGCAGGGGTGACCGACCGCCCTCGATCTCGAACCCGCGTCCAGAGCGGTCGGCCATCACACAATCGAAGTCCGCCGCGAATCGCGAGATGGCCTGCTCGACGTCGAGTTCCAGCGCCCGCCGGACCAGTCCCCGGACTGGCTCGCGAGCCCCCGCAAGCTCCTCGGCCAACTCGCGCTTGACCTGTCCGGCCCGGCGGTCCCGGGCGGTCGTCAATGTCTCTTCAAGTCGGGACAGCGCCGACTCGTTTCGCTCGACCGGAAACGTCGGCTCCTCCGGGAAGACCCGAGCTGCCGCGGTGGCTTCCTCGTCCTGCAGATCGAGTGCCTCCACGAGGTGGTTCCGGGCGGCTTCGATAGCGCCATCGAACTCCTGGGTCAGCTCCCGGGCGAGGATCGAGTCCACTCCCGCTCCCCGCTCGGCCAGCGAGAGCAGGTCGGCCCCGTCGACGGTCACGTCGGTTTCCGAAATCGCCTCGGTGAGCCGGTCGTTCGCGATCGATTCGGCCGTCGAGACGGCCTCCTCCAGGTCATCGACGGCCGCAGCGAGCCGGGTCAGTTCGGCGTCGGAACTCACCTGCCCGTCGTCCTCGATCCGGGAAAGCGACCCCGCAAGTGCGTCCAGGTCGAGTTCACACTCCAGGTTCGCGACGCGATGCACCTCGATCGCGGCCCGGATCGACTCGCGGTTCGCCCCGTAGAAGGCGAGCACTCGCTCCGGAACCAGCTCGGCAGGATTCTCCAGGGCGTCGGGTTCGACTCGAACGTCACCGTCGACCTCGACACCCGCAAACTCCCGGTCGAGGGCGATCACGGTCGCATAGCCTCGCGCGAGGTCGGCGAGCGCCCGGGCGTCGGAGACCAGCTCGACGCTCAACTCCGGGACCGCCTCGGTCGCCCGACTGTAGGTCTCGGCGTCGGTCGTCGCCAGACAGCGGTCTCGTACTCTGACCGCCCCGGGCTCGGAGAGCGGTTCCAGCCCCGTCAGGGCCTCCCGAACGGGCTCCCCGAACTCTCGCGCCATCGCCCGTTCGGCGACGGCACGGGTCTCCGCGATGCGGGCGGGCACCGCACTCGGATAGAAGGTCTCGATCCGTTTTCGGCCGTAGTCGGTCACGGCACGCTCGGCCAAAAGCGAGCGCAGGCCGTCGTAGACCGCTTCGGCGCGGTCGGTCGCGAGAAACCCGCCGGGATCGTCGTGGCGGTGACGAATCGCGTTTCGGACGATGCGGACGGCCCGCCCCTGTGAGATTCCGGGGACTGCAGCGATCGCGGCGACGTCACCGCGCTCCAGGGCCTCGACCGGGTCCTCCAGGGTGGCAAGCGCCTCGCGGGTCTTCGGGCCGATCCCGGGGATCGCCTCGAGCTCCATCGAGTCCACGGTTCACCCCGAGGGGCTAAACGATTGGGGAGTCACCCGTTCCCGCGGCCGGTCCAGCGGAGCAAGAGCAACGTGCCCTCGAAGAGCCCGATCATGGTTACAGCGACGAGGAACGGGGCCATGCCGGTCGGGTCCGGGCTGAAGAGGAAGGCGATCGCCAGGAACACCCCCCAGATGATGAGTCGGCGCTCCTCGAGCCAGGTCCGGGTGGTCAGGCCCATCATGATCGCGAGCATGACAAACAGCGGGATCTGAAAGACCACCGCGAGAAAGCCCAACAGGACCAGCATGAGCGAGAAGGTCTGTCCGAGCGCGAAGGCGATGTCCACCACGTCACGCGAGTACTGGAGGAAGTAGGTCATCACCGCCGGCAGGATGAGGAAGTACCCAAAGAGCAGTCCCACGAAGGCAA
This region of Halodesulfurarchaeum sp. HSR-GB genomic DNA includes:
- a CDS encoding ORC1-type DNA replication protein, with amino-acid sequence MADEDMLSWDESIFRDEHVFEIDYVPEVFDHRDTQLETLTHALRPATRGARPLNVLATGPPGTGKTTAIQKVFGELDAQPGVRAVRVNCQVDSTRYAVFSRIFRALFDYEPPASGISFKKLFGQIAEKLTEEETVLVVALDDVNYLFYENEASETLYSLLRAHEAHPGTKIGVILISSDLDLDIIEGLDSRVQSVFRPEEAYFPVYDTSEIVDILSNRIEVGFRPDVVPPDVLDEVAARTAETGDLRVGIDLLRRAGLNAEGRASKTIEHRDIEQTFDTARHVHLERHLEGLSDPERTLLTVIAETDAEQAGAVYETFHEETDLGYTRYTEIVNKLDDLGLIEAEYESLEGRGRSRSLRLAYDPEAVLNRLS
- a CDS encoding sodium-dependent transporter, whose protein sequence is MAMIGAMVGAGNIWRMPYTTGMNGGGAFLLAYIILLYVIAIPGLMAETMIGRYTGKGVIGTFKQIFDDKTLRGLGFVVVIVNFALMTYYLPLVGEILYYAVHSVLFTFMDSAFQPEVFWDSFINSPALTVGTHTAVAIGVAAVLSLGIKDGVERMAKYMIPLMAIALVAVAIRGVTLPGGMEGLSFAFNPDWNYFLRGETWVAALGQALFSTGLGWGVALTFGSYLRKHDDVPLGGALFTAVGNTSIGLLAIFAVFPVVFAFGLEPTAGTSLAFISLVEVFPQMPGGGLWAIVFFLGFFFAAFTSAFALTEPIVTTLDEELGFSRSQTVVGVVGLIWLLGVPSALSQNFLGTMDYMFGNFGLPIATLAVISLVGWKFKPERGRVLDLNRNADIHIGQWWNPIVRFVIPAVMLFIMAYGAVTSLGTENETLMFGGLALMAIILATSLGLAQALNMQTEDERPAVSGGD
- a CDS encoding helix-hairpin-helix domain-containing protein; translation: MELEAIPGIGPKTREALATLEDPVEALERGDVAAIAAVPGISQGRAVRIVRNAIRHRHDDPGGFLATDRAEAVYDGLRSLLAERAVTDYGRKRIETFYPSAVPARIAETRAVAERAMAREFGEPVREALTGLEPLSEPGAVRVRDRCLATTDAETYSRATEAVPELSVELVSDARALADLARGYATVIALDREFAGVEVDGDVRVEPDALENPAELVPERVLAFYGANRESIRAAIEVHRVANLECELDLDALAGSLSRIEDDGQVSSDAELTRLAAAVDDLEEAVSTAESIANDRLTEAISETDVTVDGADLLSLAERGAGVDSILARELTQEFDGAIEAARNHLVEALDLQDEEATAAARVFPEEPTFPVERNESALSRLEETLTTARDRRAGQVKRELAEELAGAREPVRGLVRRALELDVEQAISRFAADFDCVMADRSGRGFEIEGGRSPLLAEPPEAVEPVDYAVEDVALLSGVNSGGKTTTLDMIAAITILAHMGLPVPATAARVPEIEEIHYHAKSSGTLDAGALETTLRDFASLSAGGATKLVLVDELESITEPGASAKIIAGIIEALQESEATAVIVSHLAAGVREACETPVTVDGIRALGLENGELQVKRSPEKDHLARSTPELIVEKLAEGDTEGRTEAFYRALLEKF